The following is a genomic window from Stenotrophomonas maltophilia.
GGGGAAGGCTGAATGTGTTGCGTAGAGGCAACGATCTGGAGCCCGAATCATGGCTCAGCAGCGTTCCCCAGTTGACTGCGCCGCGGTTTCGGCCTCGTTTCCAGCAAGCGTTCAGGCGCCCCACCCGTCGTTTGGACAGCCCCCGGGCGGCAGCGCGATCGCGGATCGCGCAGAAGCGATCGGAGGAACTGCGCAGCGAGAAGGTCTATCACGACTCGGAATTCCTGCTCTTGAACTACTTCGACCTGGCAATGCGGCGCCTTTATCGATTTTCGTTCTGGAGGCGGATCGAAGGCGTGGTGTACCTCTTTACAGAGCGACGGCCCTGCGAGGATTGCTGTCACGTCATCACGCGCCTGCTCCGTCGCTATCGCAGGGTCCAGATTGCGATCGTCCGGGTCACGGGACAAGGGGGACGGGAGTGGGGCGCATTGGAGCAGCTCTCGGAGCATCCCAGGGTGCATATGCGCAAGTTCGAGTTCCTGCCACTGGCTGTTGAAGAATTCTCGCCATTGGAAGAGTCTGGGATGGGCCCGTGGACGTTACCCCATCCCGATGGCACGCCCAGGAGGGGATGGGTGCCGAAAGGAGCAACGCAGCGTTGATCGGAATTCCCTGCAGAGGTCGGACTTGATATGAGCTTGATTGCCTTGTTGTTGACCGTGCTGGTCGCAATGCTTCACCTGTATTTCCTGGTGCTGGAGATGTTCCTGTGGACCCGTCCGCTGGGCCTGAAGACGTTCCGCAACACGCCGGAGAAGGCGGAGACCACACGCGTGCTGGCAGCCAACCAGGGGCTGTACAACGGCTTCCTGGCGGCGGGCATCGTGGTGGGCCTGGTAATCGACCAGCCGGTGCTGGTGACGTTCTCGCTGGCCTGCGTGGTGGTGGCCGGGTGCTATGGCGCCTACAGCGTGAGCCGGCGCATTTTCATGATCCAGGCGGTGCCGGCGATCCTGGCGCTGCTGCTTCGCGCGGTGGCGTGATTTCCTGCCAACGGCGCAGCCCCTCGTGGGTGGGTCGCGGAATGCGGGTCGTGGATTTGGCCGGACGGATGGGCTGGGCAGGGGACGCCGTAAACCCATCCTTGGGGGCTTGGCCGCGGCATCCATGCCGCGGACACCCCTGCCCAGCCCATCCGCCCGGCCCCTGACAGTTTCCGTGTGCGGCCAGCCCACTGAGAAGAAAAAGAAGATCAAGGGCAACAGCGGGTCGCTGCGCTCGTGGGTTCTGCGCGCATGAAAAAAGCGGCCGAAGGGCCGCTTTTGCTTTTGCTCTTGCCCTTCTTTTTTCTCTTGCGTGGGTGGACGCCGCAGGGAACTGTCAGAGGCCGGAGGGCTGGGGCCGGGCGGGGTATCCGCGCCATGGATGGCGCGGCTAAGCCTACAGGGACGTACTTGCGGCGTCCCCGCCTGGCCCCAGCCCTCCGGCCCAACCCATGACCCGCTTCCAGCGTCCACTCACGAGGGGCTGCGCCGTTCGCGGGAACCTCACTTCGCCGGCGACACCCACATGTCGATGACCGCGCTGAACACCTCCGTCCCCGCGCGATCGCGCACACTCACCGTCACCGGCAGCGCGTAACCCTGGGCCGCCGCCACGATCGGCTGCGCCGGCAGCGCCACCGCCTGCAGCGTGCCGCGCGCCTTTGCCAGGTACTGCACCTGCATCCCCTTCGGGATCCAGCGCATGCCCTTGGGTAGTGATGCATCGACCATCAGCCCGGCGGTCAGCTCGGCCAGGTTGCACATCGCGATCGCATGCACTGTGCCGATGTGGTTGCGTACCTTGCGACGGTCGGCCAGCGTGCCTTCGCAGCGGCCGTGCTCCAGGCGGGTGATGCGCGGCGCGATGCTGGCGAAGTAGGGGGCCTTCAGGCACACCGCGCGCGAGAACAGCCAGTTGCCAGCGGGCCAGCGCTGCAGGCGGTGGTAGAGCGAAAGCAGGGGCGTGGACATGGTGGATTTCCGGTCGTCGGATAGAACGACGGCGGGCCGAGGCCCGCCGTCGAAGGCAACGCGTGTCGCGGGCGATCAGGCCGCCTGCGAATGCGGGTCCTTGTGCTGGCGGTCGTAGTAGCTGGCCGCGCGCAGTTCGTGGGTGTCGAAGTCGTCCACGGTGATGGTGTCCAGGGTCAACGTGCGCAGCTCTTCCAGCAGGCTGCGTTCGTCCTGGGTGATCACGCCTTCGGCCACGGCCTCGTCCAGCTGCGCCTTGAAGTCCAGCGCCTCGATGCCCTTGCTCTTCAGCGCCTTCAGGAACTTGCGCTCCACCGGCTCGGCCATGATCGCCTTGCTCAGATAGCTGTTGATGCGGCCACCCGGGTTGTTCTCGCACGGGGTCAGGAATACGCCGCTGGCCAGACGATCACGCGCTTCGTTCGGCGCCATCAGCAGGGCAGCGACGCGGCGGCTCAGGCGGTCGCCCGGGGCCTCGGCACGACGGCCCAGCGGGAAGATCAGCGCCCACATCAGCCAGCCGATCGGACGGATCGGGAAGTTGCGAAGGGCGGCCGACAGCGACTCTTCGATCTTGTGCACGCTGTCATGGAAGGCCCAGGCCAGCAGCGGCTGGTCGGCCTGCGGTGCGCCTTCGTCGTGGTAGCGCTTGAGCATGGCGCTGGTCATGTAGACATGGCTCAGCACATCGCCCAGGCGGCCGGACAGCGACTCCTTGAACTTCAGCTTGCCGCCGAGGGTCATCAT
Proteins encoded in this region:
- a CDS encoding DUF1304 domain-containing protein, producing MSLIALLLTVLVAMLHLYFLVLEMFLWTRPLGLKTFRNTPEKAETTRVLAANQGLYNGFLAAGIVVGLVIDQPVLVTFSLACVVVAGCYGAYSVSRRIFMIQAVPAILALLLRAVA
- a CDS encoding hotdog fold domain-containing protein, whose amino-acid sequence is MSTPLLSLYHRLQRWPAGNWLFSRAVCLKAPYFASIAPRITRLEHGRCEGTLADRRKVRNHIGTVHAIAMCNLAELTAGLMVDASLPKGMRWIPKGMQVQYLAKARGTLQAVALPAQPIVAAAQGYALPVTVSVRDRAGTEVFSAVIDMWVSPAK